The Cervus elaphus chromosome 22, mCerEla1.1, whole genome shotgun sequence genome has a window encoding:
- the EID3 gene encoding EP300-interacting inhibitor of differentiation 3 has protein sequence MADENGSLREADETRAQPAVTIPGSAYSRKQVEEEEEEALKVEAAATSDAESDTSSDDLSWGEADIHPSLLERVDEEKCRSIRKQYRQLIYCVQQNRDDIVNTASDSLTEALEEANVLFDAVSRTREAALDAQFLVLASDLGKEKAKQLNSDMNFFNQVAFCDFLFIFVGLNWMEDDGHDPLNNCDDNIALSFWETVQKEATSWMLQAETFHFVFGSFKSESAARKPRLDHRRKVQKMEENGDMPTKLRKLDLSGNQEATEKEVERILGLLQTYFRKYPDTPVSYFEFVIDPHSFSRTVENIFYVSFIIRDGFARIRLDQDRLPILEPININLAGEGNDPSFHSRKQGVISLSLQDWKNIVATFEISEAMITNSY, from the coding sequence ATGGCCGATGAAAATGGTTCCCTGAGGGAAGCCGACGAGACGAGAGCGCAACCGGCGGTGACCATCCCGGGTAGTGCGTACTCGCGGAagcaggtggaggaggaggaggaggaagctttGAAGGTGGAAGCGGCAGCGACGTCTGATGCGGAATCTGATACCTCCTCTGACGACCTGAGCTGGGGGGAGGCCGACATCCACCCCAGCCTGCTGGAGCGGGTGGATGAGGAGAAATGCCGCAGTATCCGCAAGCAGTACCGGCAGCTCATCTATTGCGTCCAGCAGAACCGAGACGACATAGTGAACACGGCGAGCGACTCCTTAACCGAGGCTCTCGAGGAAGCCAATGTCCTGTTTGACGCAGTGAGTCGGACAAGAGAAGCGGCTCTAGACGCTCAGTTTCTTGTTTTGGCTTCTGATTTGggtaaagaaaaagcaaagcagcTGAACTCTGACATGAACTTTTTTAATCAGGTGGCATTTTGTGACTTTCTGTTTATATTTGTGGGTCTAAATTGGATGGAAGATGATGGACATGATCCGTTGAACAACTGTGACGATAACATAGCTCTTTCCTTCTGGGAGACAGTGCAGAAGGAAGCGACATCGTGGATGTTACAAGCTGAAACATTCCACTTTGTTTTTGGCTCGTTCAAATCAGAGTCTGCCGCGCGAAAGCCGCGACTTGATCACCGGAGAAAAGttcagaaaatggaagaaaatgggGATATGCCTACAAAGCTGAGGAAGCTGGATCTGAGTGGTAATCAAGAagccacagaaaaagaagtagaaagaatCTTGGGATTGTTGCAAACGTACTTTCGAAAGTATCCTGATACTCCTGTGTCTTATTTTGAGTTTGTGATTGATCCACACTCTTTTTCTCGTACTGTGGAGAATATATTTTACGTTTCTTTCATTATAAGGGATGGTTTTGCAAGAATAAGGCTTGACCAAGACAGGCTGCCAATATTGGAGCCAATTAATATTAACCTAGCCGGTGAGGGAAATGATCCCAGTTTCCACAGCAGGAAACAGGGAGTTATATCTTTGAGTTTACAAGACTGGAAAAACATTGTGGCAACTTTCGAAATTTCAGAGGCTATGATCACAAACTCATACTAA